The nucleotide sequence TGAACAGCGCATCGCCGACGGCCTGAAGAAGGGCAACTTCGTCAAGCAGCCGCAGGTCACCATCGTGGTCCTGAAGGTCACCGGCAACCAGGCCAGCGTGCTGGGCCAGGTGAACCAGCCCGGTCGCTATCCGCTGGAAGTCGCCGACACGCGCCTGACCGACCTGCTGGCCAACGCCCGCGGCGTGGCCTCCACCGGCGGCGACACGGTCGTGCTGAGCGGCGTGCGCGGCGGCAAGCCCTTCCGCCTGGAAGTCGACCTGCCCACGCTGTTCGGCGCCAACGGCCGCGAGCAGGACGTGGTCGTGCTCAACGGCGACGTGCTGTGGGTCGACCGCTTCCCGATGGTCTACATCTACGGCGAAGTCCAGAAGCCCGGCCAGATCCGCCTGGAACGCGGCATGACGCTGCTGCAGGGCCTGGCCGCCGGCGGCGGTCTGACGCTGCGCGGCACCGACCGCGGCATCCGCGTGCACCGCAAGGACACGACGGGCAAGGTGCAGGAGATCAAGCCCGCCATGGACGAGGCGCTGAAGGACGGCGACGTGATCTTCGTCCGAGAGAGCCTGTTCTGAGTTGTGTGATGCCGGACCGCCAAGGTCCGGCGGAGGAGTGCCCGTGACGCCAAGCAAACTGATTTCCATCCTGCGCGCGCGCTGGTCCCTGGTCCTGCTCGTCGTGCTGCTGACCACGCTGACCGCCTTCGGCGTCAGCCTGATGCTGTCGAAGAAGTACGTCGCCACGGCCTCGGTGGTGGTGGACGCCAAGCCCGATCCGATCTCCGCGCTGATCTATCCGGGCCTGGCCTCGCCGGCCTTCATGAACACGCAGGTCGACGTGATCAACAGCGACCGCGTCGCGCTGCGCGTCGTGCGCGACCTCCGCCTGGCGGAAGTCCCCGCGATCCGCGAGCAGTGGCAGACCGCCACCAGCGGCGAAGGCACGATCGAGCAGTGGCTCATCGCCTTCCTGCAGGCCAACATGGACGTGAAGCCCTCCAAGGAGAGCAACGTGCTGACGGTGGCCTACCGCGCGCCGGATCCGCAGTTCGCGGCCGCGCTCGCCAACGCCTTCGTCAAGGCCTACGTCGCCACGACGCTGGACCTGCGCGTGGACCCCGCGCGCCAGTACGCCGGCTACTTCGACCAGCAGGCCAAGGTCGCGCTGGAGAAGCTCGAAAGCACGCGCGCCAAGCTCTCCGCCTACGAGCGCGAGCACGGCATCATCGCCACCGACGAGCGCCTGGACGTCGAGAGCAACCGCCTCTCGGAACTGTCCTCGCAGCTGGTGGCGCTGCAGGCGCTGTCGGCCGAGTCCGGCAGCCGCCAGGGCCAGGCCGCGCGCGGCGCGGACCAGTTGCCCGACGTGCTGTCCAACCCGGTGGTGATGCAGCTCAAGTCCGACCTGAGCCGCGCCGAAGGCAAGCTGCAGGAACTCAGCACGCGCTACGGCGACAACCATCCGCAGGTGATCGAGGCCAAGGCCTCGGTGGCGGACGTGCGCAGCAAGCTGCGCGCCGAGATCGGCCGCGTCAGCGGCGGCGTGACCGTCACCAACAACATCAACAAGCAGCGCGAAGGCGAGATCCGCGCCGCGCTGGAAACGCAGCGCGAGAAGGTCGCCAAGCTCAAGGCCGCGCGCGACGACGCCAGCGGCCTGATGCGCGAGGCCGAGAGCGCCCAGCGCGCCTACGAGAACATCACGACGCGGCTGACGCAGACCAGCCTCGAGAGCCAGACCACGCAGAGCAACGTCAACATCCTGACCGAGGCGGTCGCGCCGTTGAAGCCCTCGTCGCCCAAGATCCTGCTGAACACGGCGCTGGCCTTCGTCGCCAGCGTGATCCTGGCGGTGGGCCTGGCGCTGCTGCTCGAGATGCGCGACCGCAAGGTGCGCGATGCCGACGACGTCATGGCCGTGCTGCCGATGCTGGGCGTGCTGCCCGCGCCGGGCCGGCGCGCCTCGGCGCTGCCGACGGCGGAACGTCGACTGCTCGGGAACTCCGCCCGACCCAGCCGAGGGACCGCCTGATGTCCGATGTGAAGGAACCCATCCCGTTGGCCCAGAGGAAATCCGTGGACGCACCGATCAACAGCAAGTCTTCCGGCCCGGGCGTGCATGACCGCTCGATCGGCGCGATCATCGCCGAGACCCGCAACCTCAGCGCCGACCAGGTCGAGCGCGTGCTGCAGTACCAGCGCGAACGCGGCATCCGCTTCGGCGAAGCCGCCGTGGCGCTGGGCTATGCGAACGCCGAGGACGTGCTGGAGGCGCTGTCCAAGCAGTTCCACTACCCCTACGCCCCGAGCGAGCGCAAGGTCCGCAGCCCCGAGCTGGTGGCGCTGAACACGCCGTTCTCGTCGCAGGCCGAAGTCTTCCGCGGCATCCGCAGCCAGATCACGATGCGGCTGTACCGCGAGAACGAAGCGCGCCGCGCGCTGGCCGTGATCAGCCCCGACTCGCTGGACGGCAAGAGTTACTTCACGGCCAACCTGGCCGTCACGCTGGCGCAACTCGGCGGACGCACGCTGCTGGTGGACGCGGACCTGCGCCGCCCGCGCCAGCACGAGATCTTCGACGTCAACAACCAGGCCGGCCTGTCCTCGATCCTGTCGGGCCGCAGCGAGCCGCGCGTGATCCAGCAGGTGGAGGGCATGAACAGCCTGTTCATCCTGCCGGTCGGGGCGGTGCCGCCCAACCCGGTGGAGCTGCTGGAGCGTCCCGCCTTCGGGCTGCTGATGCGGGAGCTGGCCGGCAAGTTCGACCACGTGCTGGTGGACACCTCCGCGGGCCAGTACGGCGCGGACGCGGCCATCGTGGCCGCGCGCTGCGGCGCGGCGCTGGTGCTCGCGCGCCAGAACAAGTCGCGGGTCACCGCGCTGCAGGAACTCACCGACAGCCTCGACGGAGTCTCCACCACGCTGGTGGGAACCGTCATGAACGAATACTGACCCCACGGTCGCCGCAGCCCCGCTTTGGGCGCCCCGCGTCGTTGCAAATCCTCGCCATAGCTGGGCTATGGCTCCGGTTTGCGCCTAGCGGTGCATCCCAAATCGGCGCCGCGGCAACCGCGGGGTGTAGAGCGTCCTGGCCCGGACCGATCCGGGCTGCCGTCGCGTCGCCGACAGTTTTGTAGGGATCGCAGTGAAAGTCATGGCTAGCAATCTGTTCCTCCGCTCGGGTGACCGCGCCGGCCCCGGGCCGGGCCGCGGTTTCTGGGCACTCAACCGGCTGGCGCTGCTGGCGCTGGCCGTGGGCCTGGCGCTGCTGTACGTGCCGACCTTCATCGACTTCATCCACGGCCCCTGGCGCGGCGACCGCAACTCCCACGGTCCGATCGTGCTGGCGCTGTCGGCCTGGTACTTCTATTTCCAGACCCGCCGGCTGGCGTCGCAGGGCGAGACCTTCGCCGTGAAGCCCGCGCCGGTGGCCGGCTGGTCCGTGCTGGTGCTGGGTCTGGCGGGCTACGTGCTGGGACGCTCGCAGTCGATCGCGCTGCTGGAGCTGGGCTCGCTGCTGCCGGTCCTGCTCGGACTGGCGCTGATCCTGGCCGGTCCCGCGATCGCGCGCCGCTACTGGTTCGCCTTCTTCCTGCTGCTCTTCGCGGTGCCGCTGCCCGCGTCCATCGTCGACGTCATCACCCAGCCGATGAAGCTGGCCGCGTCCTGGGGCGCCGAGCACATGATGTTCGCGCTGGGCTACCCGGTCGCGCGCGCCGGCGTGATCCTGCAGATCGGCCCGTACCAGCTGATGGTGGCGGACGCCTGCGCGGGCCTGAACTCGCTGTTCACGCTCGAGGCGCTGGGCCTGCTCTACATGAACGTGGTGCGCCATGAATCGGTGTTCCGCAACATCGCGCTGGCCATCCTGATCGTGCCGATCTCCTACTGCTCCAACGTGATCCGCATCCTGATCCTCGCGCTGCTGACCTACCACTTCGGCGACGACGTGGGGCAGGGCTTCATGCACGAGTTCTCCGGCATGGCCCTGTTCCTGACGGCGCTGATGCTGATCGTCGTCGTCGATGGCCTGCTGCGCACGTTCTCGCTGCGCTGGGCCCGCCTGCGCGGCAAGGAGGTCGCATGAACACGTCGATGAATCCCGGAACGCCTGACACCTCCGGCGCGCCGTCCACTCCGCCGTCATCGACGCCGCCCCCGTCGTCGATGCTGCGCCTGCCCAAGCTGTCGGTGGCCACCTGCCTGGCCGGCGTCGCACTGATGGTCGTCGCAGCCGGCGGCGCGTGGCTGGCCACGCCGCGCCTGCAGGCAGTGCAGGGCGCGCCCAGCCTGGACGCGACCGTGCCCAAGGTCTTCGGCGACTGGCGCGCGATCGCGGACTCGGCGCCGCAGATCGATGTCTCGCAGGGCGTGGAGACGGTGCAGGAGCAGCCCTACGACCAGACGGTGATGCGCACCTACGTCAACAGCCACGGCGAGCAGGTGATGGTGGCGCTGGCCTGGGGCGAGCGCCAGCGCCAGGACGTCAAGGTCCACCGGCCCGAGGTCTGCTATCCGGCGCAAGGCTATTTCGTGCGCTCGATCGGCG is from Mitsuaria sp. 7 and encodes:
- the epsE gene encoding polysaccharide export protein EpsE codes for the protein MMNTRRFPILSFASAAATAVTAVLALSLSSGAVAQAPARPAAASTVPAAPTGLASGATAEYRLGSGDAIRISVFQNPDMLLETRVSEAGTITFPLLGSIRIGGLSISDAEQRIADGLKKGNFVKQPQVTIVVLKVTGNQASVLGQVNQPGRYPLEVADTRLTDLLANARGVASTGGDTVVLSGVRGGKPFRLEVDLPTLFGANGREQDVVVLNGDVLWVDRFPMVYIYGEVQKPGQIRLERGMTLLQGLAAGGGLTLRGTDRGIRVHRKDTTGKVQEIKPAMDEALKDGDVIFVRESLF
- the epsF gene encoding chain length determinant protein EpsF, with the translated sequence MTPSKLISILRARWSLVLLVVLLTTLTAFGVSLMLSKKYVATASVVVDAKPDPISALIYPGLASPAFMNTQVDVINSDRVALRVVRDLRLAEVPAIREQWQTATSGEGTIEQWLIAFLQANMDVKPSKESNVLTVAYRAPDPQFAAALANAFVKAYVATTLDLRVDPARQYAGYFDQQAKVALEKLESTRAKLSAYEREHGIIATDERLDVESNRLSELSSQLVALQALSAESGSRQGQAARGADQLPDVLSNPVVMQLKSDLSRAEGKLQELSTRYGDNHPQVIEAKASVADVRSKLRAEIGRVSGGVTVTNNINKQREGEIRAALETQREKVAKLKAARDDASGLMREAESAQRAYENITTRLTQTSLESQTTQSNVNILTEAVAPLKPSSPKILLNTALAFVASVILAVGLALLLEMRDRKVRDADDVMAVLPMLGVLPAPGRRASALPTAERRLLGNSARPSRGTA
- a CDS encoding polysaccharide biosynthesis tyrosine autokinase, with translation MDAPINSKSSGPGVHDRSIGAIIAETRNLSADQVERVLQYQRERGIRFGEAAVALGYANAEDVLEALSKQFHYPYAPSERKVRSPELVALNTPFSSQAEVFRGIRSQITMRLYRENEARRALAVISPDSLDGKSYFTANLAVTLAQLGGRTLLVDADLRRPRQHEIFDVNNQAGLSSILSGRSEPRVIQQVEGMNSLFILPVGAVPPNPVELLERPAFGLLMRELAGKFDHVLVDTSAGQYGADAAIVAARCGAALVLARQNKSRVTALQELTDSLDGVSTTLVGTVMNEY
- the xrtB gene encoding exosortase B, whose protein sequence is MASNLFLRSGDRAGPGPGRGFWALNRLALLALAVGLALLYVPTFIDFIHGPWRGDRNSHGPIVLALSAWYFYFQTRRLASQGETFAVKPAPVAGWSVLVLGLAGYVLGRSQSIALLELGSLLPVLLGLALILAGPAIARRYWFAFFLLLFAVPLPASIVDVITQPMKLAASWGAEHMMFALGYPVARAGVILQIGPYQLMVADACAGLNSLFTLEALGLLYMNVVRHESVFRNIALAILIVPISYCSNVIRILILALLTYHFGDDVGQGFMHEFSGMALFLTALMLIVVVDGLLRTFSLRWARLRGKEVA
- a CDS encoding exosortase C-terminal domain/associated protein EpsI, with amino-acid sequence MNTSMNPGTPDTSGAPSTPPSSTPPPSSMLRLPKLSVATCLAGVALMVVAAGGAWLATPRLQAVQGAPSLDATVPKVFGDWRAIADSAPQIDVSQGVETVQEQPYDQTVMRTYVNSHGEQVMVALAWGERQRQDVKVHRPEVCYPAQGYFVRSIGDGRAVETAGRAAPVPTTQLLTEARGGGGYEAVRYWIRIGTQYGGDGLAARWYILNEGFRGRIPDGMLVRASQRLNRPEGAAQSQVVMEGFLRELVDAVPPGTRPLLVR